Proteins encoded by one window of Desulforegula conservatrix Mb1Pa:
- a CDS encoding type II TA system antitoxin MqsA family protein, translated as MKCPVCGNSEMITTTVNETLSFEGQSLTLHDMRGGYCASCGEGIWDEKSYHRYVEAQAALVRSVKGDACSDIRRIRKKLKLTQQEIAEIFGVGKVAFSRYERGETRPPAPLMKLLKLIERHPDLLDEMQGMSF; from the coding sequence ATGAAATGCCCGGTATGCGGCAATTCTGAAATGATTACAACAACAGTAAATGAGACTCTGTCTTTTGAGGGGCAATCGCTCACCCTCCATGATATGAGGGGTGGATATTGTGCATCCTGCGGCGAAGGTATCTGGGACGAAAAAAGCTATCATCGCTACGTTGAAGCGCAGGCGGCTCTTGTCAGATCTGTGAAGGGGGATGCATGCTCTGATATTAGGCGTATTAGAAAAAAACTTAAGCTGACCCAGCAAGAAATTGCAGAAATATTCGGTGTCGGCAAGGTCGCATTTTCAAGATATGAGAGAGGTGAAACAAGGCCTCCAGCTCCTTTGATGAAATTGCTTAAACTTATAGAGAGGCATCCGGATCTTTTGGATGAAATGCAGGGAATGTCTTTCTGA
- a CDS encoding type II toxin-antitoxin system MqsR family toxin: MEKRTPHYKLVDIKAVVADPASRPFTMTALRGGLELGLLEKEMRQIVMALSRKDFYKSMTTNADTHIWQDVYYGKTQEEVIVYGYL; this comes from the coding sequence ATGGAAAAACGCACACCACATTATAAACTGGTGGATATAAAAGCTGTGGTTGCTGATCCGGCAAGCAGGCCATTCACCATGACTGCCCTGCGTGGCGGCCTGGAACTCGGTCTTTTGGAAAAAGAGATGCGTCAGATTGTCATGGCTCTTTCACGAAAAGATTTTTACAAGTCAATGACAACCAATGCGGACACCCATATATGGCAGGACGTTTATTACGGCAAAACCCAGGAGGAAGTTATTGTTTATGGGTACCTCTAA
- a CDS encoding alpha-2-macroglobulin family protein yields MKRLIGFFISIIAAVTGRFSWTAPPWITSINGFRKNKPGAFYSLMILFFLIVCGSVSGYIYWKKMPKPDLIVLKTRLAEIKPPSEEIIEPEPLYIDFSRESSKGGPALSAARLDLAGKPITSGIAIEPAFEGAWSWEASGRTIKFQPKNNWPAARKFTVSISPEILEKKAKLKENRIDFETSKFKATFEVAPKFYTDPRNRSVHQAIATAVFTHFVEEKSIREGLSLSFPDKSGKNVPVNYSLTIDKTGRRAHILSDPLKIGAEEQFMTVSLDKRLKTSQGGAGLSEDLSGKLKIPAVSTFFTINEMRATIIPDLKKEPEQTITLAFSDSIKRKTLDGKIKAWLLPLKNPENEEEHWTSQNEVTPALLEKSGDLPLKLAETLGESSDRFGLVFDAPEGRDIYVKIESGIKSDSGYELSKKYDAVMRAPSYPKEAKIVGQGGFMASSGSKTLSIQARGVEAVKVFVRRLLPQQLHHLVTQTYGDITNPSFHNWNFSEANISEGFEKVIPLSPKDSKTPVYTSLNLSEYIDPNGIKPGVFFIEIKGWDTENNAPVTQSYDDQSEYSSYSAAASGNANNAASEEASGDESSDGNGEGSEEGEYAEGEGYNSNNSYARSYQPSFVDKRTIIVTDLAILIKNGVDKGRDIFVESVSSGSPAKDVEISVVAKNGQALQSGRTGEDGHVVFPELGESSDPGREAAFCMVKKGSDISFLPFNRSQRQLDMSRFDIGGVNTGLLDKNQLNAFVFTDRGIYRPGETANIAFMVRSKGLAIPAGIPLQIHISGPQGTLLKKNIQVPETGFFDINFPSNPASATGAHQAELFILSEKGQTDRMIGSVSFKIEEFEPDRMKMASVLSDKNPGWALPENLSANVTLKNLFGSPAQNRKVKGKLILQPTGFSFDKYPGYVFTDPLTVKDKPLKAVIQEIEESVTDSNGQTEVKLDLGRFEKGTYRMTLSLEGFDEGGGRGVKAFNTSLVSPMKVIAGFKADGDLAFVRQGSERNISFVAVNRQLEGEALEKLTMKKIKIVSVSALVRQPNGTYAYQSAKKEDTVWEKPFAVPVSGQKIALETEEAGEYALEIKDETGTVICRASYTVAGQSNIKAEIEKTAELGIKLATQSVKAGEEIELQITTPYKGAGLITIETDKVYGFSWFKSETLTSVQKIKVPENLEGNAYVSVALVRSLDDPEIFTSPLSYATAPFSIDRTRRTLTPEIKVPEKVVPGTKMPITYKTDRPCKIVVFAVDEGILQFAGYKTPIPLDHFLKKVALEVTTQQTADLILPEYLLLLQRMGAGGDADAEALRAKHLNPFARKNNKPAVFWSGIIDSGPEEKTVEWETPDTFSGEVRVMAVAVDAEGMGSNQKSVIVRGPFVVSPVMPLAVTPGDIFTLTAGIANVSEGSGKAFPVNLKIEADKSLTIEGGTERKLSIDEGSEAVETFSVKTTGAPGNATIKFMATSGDLAASTSASLSVRPPVPAMTTLKSGVADSGKATLKLDRKIIPEFSSQKISVSASPLVLATGLESWLVGFPYGCTEQLLSKGLPALVYASYPGNKEIKENASEKVRAAISMLRERQNQDGGIAMWPGGTTDEFASLYASHFLIDASQAGFQIPKDLLDRATGYLTTKVGEWTGQDKPRLRAYAIYLLTRNGTVTSNYLIDLEKDLEKIQEQKKTQKDKPVWKEDITASFMASSYKLMKEDRLATGLQGKFKASDKTDFDDVFFGSRAADAIDVYLTAKHFPEKLGKVTETRLDRILDPVLSNSYHTFEAAWTVLALGAWTGSEPDDSFSVSAVNAAGEAKQLDTKPSPFPTASFGTEIATLDIKGSRKLFYAVSQDGFDSGIPKTDIKEGLEILREFKPVPEKLNQPVKPGDDITVVLKIRSLNGKFINNAAVTDMFAGCFSPDIKSVRANSGLSYIDVREDRAVFYGSFGPEIKEISYKLRVTAAGEFTVPPAFGESLYDSRVRARSLPGVMKVVGK; encoded by the coding sequence ATGAAAAGGCTCATCGGATTTTTTATATCTATTATTGCAGCCGTAACAGGCAGATTTTCCTGGACTGCGCCGCCCTGGATTACTTCCATAAATGGTTTCAGGAAAAATAAACCAGGAGCTTTTTATTCCTTGATGATCCTCTTTTTTTTGATCGTTTGCGGAAGTGTTAGCGGGTATATTTACTGGAAAAAGATGCCCAAACCTGATCTCATTGTTCTAAAAACAAGGCTTGCCGAAATAAAACCACCATCCGAGGAAATTATTGAGCCAGAGCCTTTGTATATTGATTTCAGCAGGGAATCCTCAAAAGGCGGGCCTGCCCTTTCTGCTGCAAGGCTTGATCTCGCTGGGAAGCCCATAACATCTGGAATAGCAATCGAACCTGCATTTGAGGGAGCATGGAGCTGGGAAGCGAGCGGCAGGACAATAAAATTTCAGCCTAAGAATAATTGGCCAGCTGCCAGAAAATTTACAGTCAGTATTTCTCCTGAAATCCTGGAGAAAAAGGCAAAGCTCAAGGAAAACAGAATTGATTTTGAAACCTCTAAATTCAAGGCCACATTTGAAGTTGCTCCCAAATTCTATACTGATCCAAGGAACAGATCTGTTCATCAGGCAATTGCTACGGCTGTTTTTACCCATTTTGTCGAAGAAAAAAGCATACGTGAAGGCCTTTCGCTTAGTTTTCCTGACAAATCTGGCAAAAATGTTCCTGTGAATTATTCGCTTACAATCGATAAGACAGGGCGTAGAGCGCATATTCTTTCAGATCCTCTGAAAATAGGTGCTGAAGAGCAGTTCATGACAGTTAGTCTTGATAAGAGGCTTAAAACTTCCCAGGGCGGGGCAGGGCTATCTGAAGATCTTTCAGGGAAACTCAAAATCCCGGCTGTATCGACATTTTTCACGATAAACGAGATGAGGGCCACAATAATTCCTGATCTCAAGAAAGAGCCTGAACAGACAATCACCCTGGCTTTTTCAGATTCCATAAAAAGAAAGACTCTGGACGGCAAAATCAAGGCGTGGCTTCTTCCTTTAAAAAATCCGGAAAACGAGGAAGAACACTGGACGAGCCAGAATGAGGTGACTCCGGCTCTTCTTGAAAAATCCGGCGATTTGCCTTTGAAACTTGCCGAAACCCTCGGTGAGTCTTCGGACAGATTCGGCCTCGTCTTTGACGCTCCTGAGGGCAGGGATATTTATGTAAAGATAGAGTCAGGAATAAAATCAGACAGCGGTTACGAGCTTTCAAAAAAATACGACGCAGTAATGAGAGCTCCTTCTTATCCGAAAGAGGCCAAAATTGTGGGCCAGGGCGGTTTTATGGCGTCATCCGGCAGCAAGACACTTTCGATCCAGGCAAGGGGAGTCGAGGCTGTGAAGGTTTTTGTAAGAAGACTTCTTCCCCAGCAGCTTCACCATCTTGTAACCCAGACATACGGCGATATAACAAATCCTTCTTTCCACAACTGGAATTTTTCAGAGGCCAATATCAGCGAAGGATTTGAAAAGGTCATTCCGCTTTCTCCAAAGGATTCCAAAACTCCGGTTTATACGAGTCTCAATCTTTCCGAATATATTGATCCCAATGGCATTAAACCAGGAGTGTTTTTCATAGAAATAAAAGGCTGGGATACAGAAAACAATGCCCCTGTCACACAGTCTTATGATGATCAGTCTGAATACAGCTCATACTCTGCGGCTGCTTCTGGTAATGCGAACAATGCCGCATCAGAAGAAGCATCAGGTGATGAGTCGTCAGACGGAAATGGAGAGGGCAGTGAAGAAGGCGAGTATGCAGAGGGGGAAGGCTATAATAGCAATAACAGCTATGCCAGAAGCTATCAGCCTTCTTTTGTGGACAAGCGCACGATAATAGTCACAGACCTTGCAATTCTAATCAAGAACGGAGTCGATAAGGGCAGGGATATTTTTGTCGAATCTGTTTCATCCGGATCTCCAGCTAAAGATGTTGAAATTTCTGTTGTGGCAAAAAACGGGCAGGCTCTTCAGAGTGGAAGAACAGGAGAAGATGGACATGTGGTTTTTCCTGAACTTGGGGAGTCGTCAGATCCTGGACGTGAGGCGGCATTCTGCATGGTTAAAAAAGGTTCTGACATATCTTTTCTGCCTTTTAACAGAAGTCAGCGCCAGCTTGACATGTCCAGGTTCGATATCGGCGGCGTAAATACAGGTCTTCTCGACAAAAATCAGCTTAACGCCTTTGTTTTTACAGACAGAGGGATATACAGACCCGGAGAGACAGCCAATATCGCTTTTATGGTCAGATCCAAGGGGCTGGCAATTCCAGCCGGGATTCCTCTTCAGATACATATTTCCGGGCCCCAGGGCACTCTTTTGAAAAAGAATATTCAGGTTCCTGAAACCGGATTCTTTGATATAAATTTCCCTTCAAATCCAGCATCTGCAACAGGCGCACATCAGGCCGAGTTATTCATTCTATCTGAAAAAGGACAGACTGATAGAATGATTGGTAGCGTTTCATTCAAAATAGAGGAATTCGAGCCTGACAGAATGAAAATGGCAAGTGTCCTGTCTGATAAAAATCCTGGCTGGGCTCTTCCTGAAAATCTGAGCGCAAATGTAACCCTGAAAAATCTTTTTGGTTCACCAGCCCAAAACAGAAAGGTTAAGGGAAAACTGATTCTGCAACCAACAGGATTCAGTTTCGATAAATATCCCGGTTATGTTTTTACAGATCCTTTGACAGTGAAAGACAAGCCTTTAAAAGCGGTTATCCAGGAAATCGAGGAAAGCGTAACTGACAGTAACGGCCAGACTGAAGTCAAGCTCGACCTCGGGAGATTCGAGAAGGGAACATACAGAATGACCCTTTCCCTGGAGGGTTTTGATGAAGGAGGGGGCAGGGGAGTCAAGGCTTTCAATACTTCACTCGTTTCTCCGATGAAAGTGATCGCTGGATTCAAGGCGGACGGAGATCTGGCATTTGTAAGGCAGGGTTCTGAAAGGAACATCAGCTTTGTGGCTGTCAATAGGCAGCTTGAAGGCGAGGCACTTGAAAAACTGACCATGAAAAAGATAAAGATAGTATCAGTTTCTGCCCTTGTCCGTCAGCCAAACGGGACATACGCTTACCAGTCTGCCAAGAAGGAAGACACAGTATGGGAAAAACCATTTGCAGTCCCTGTTTCTGGCCAGAAAATAGCTCTGGAGACAGAAGAGGCAGGCGAATACGCGCTTGAGATAAAGGATGAGACAGGAACTGTTATATGCCGGGCTTCTTATACAGTCGCAGGTCAGTCGAATATCAAGGCAGAGATAGAAAAAACGGCCGAGCTTGGAATCAAGCTTGCCACCCAGAGCGTAAAGGCTGGGGAAGAAATTGAACTACAGATAACCACGCCTTATAAAGGCGCAGGCCTCATCACAATTGAGACAGACAAGGTTTATGGGTTTTCATGGTTTAAGTCCGAAACCCTTACTTCTGTACAGAAAATCAAGGTTCCTGAAAATCTTGAAGGGAATGCATATGTAAGCGTGGCCCTAGTGAGATCGCTGGACGATCCTGAAATTTTCACAAGTCCTCTCAGCTATGCCACCGCGCCTTTCAGCATAGACAGGACAAGGCGGACTCTTACTCCTGAAATAAAAGTTCCTGAAAAGGTCGTGCCAGGAACGAAAATGCCTATTACTTATAAAACAGACAGGCCATGCAAAATTGTGGTTTTTGCCGTGGATGAAGGCATATTGCAGTTTGCCGGATACAAGACGCCGATTCCTCTGGATCATTTTCTTAAGAAAGTCGCTCTCGAAGTAACAACCCAGCAGACAGCGGATCTTATTCTTCCTGAATATTTGCTGCTTCTCCAGAGAATGGGCGCAGGCGGTGACGCTGATGCAGAAGCTTTGAGGGCTAAACATCTCAATCCTTTTGCAAGAAAAAATAATAAACCGGCCGTATTCTGGTCAGGAATTATAGATTCAGGGCCTGAGGAAAAAACGGTCGAATGGGAAACTCCTGACACTTTCAGCGGAGAAGTCCGGGTAATGGCTGTGGCAGTTGACGCTGAAGGCATGGGTTCAAACCAGAAGAGTGTTATTGTCAGAGGCCCATTTGTGGTGAGCCCTGTCATGCCCCTTGCTGTAACTCCTGGAGATATTTTTACCCTCACGGCTGGTATTGCAAATGTCTCCGAAGGTTCAGGAAAGGCTTTCCCTGTGAATCTTAAAATTGAAGCTGACAAGTCCCTGACCATTGAAGGCGGAACAGAAAGAAAGCTTAGCATTGACGAGGGAAGCGAGGCTGTCGAGACATTCAGCGTGAAAACAACCGGAGCGCCTGGCAATGCTACTATTAAATTCATGGCAACATCCGGAGATCTGGCAGCTTCAACTTCTGCGTCATTAAGTGTGAGGCCTCCGGTTCCTGCCATGACAACACTGAAATCTGGGGTGGCGGATTCAGGAAAAGCAACACTTAAACTGGACAGAAAGATCATTCCCGAATTCTCAAGCCAGAAGATCAGCGTGTCAGCTTCTCCTCTTGTCCTTGCCACAGGTCTTGAGTCGTGGCTTGTGGGTTTCCCTTACGGCTGTACAGAGCAGCTTCTTAGCAAGGGGCTTCCTGCCCTTGTTTACGCATCCTATCCTGGAAACAAGGAAATAAAGGAAAATGCTTCTGAAAAGGTCAGGGCTGCTATTTCCATGTTAAGGGAACGTCAGAATCAGGATGGCGGAATTGCAATGTGGCCTGGCGGTACTACCGACGAGTTTGCATCCCTTTATGCTTCGCATTTTCTTATAGACGCGTCCCAGGCAGGATTCCAGATTCCTAAAGATCTGCTTGACAGGGCAACTGGGTATTTAACTACAAAAGTCGGTGAATGGACTGGTCAGGATAAGCCGAGGCTTAGGGCTTATGCCATTTACCTGCTCACAAGAAACGGGACTGTTACCTCGAATTACCTTATTGATCTTGAAAAGGATCTTGAAAAAATTCAGGAGCAGAAAAAGACTCAAAAAGACAAGCCTGTATGGAAAGAGGACATAACAGCTTCTTTCATGGCTTCGAGCTATAAATTGATGAAAGAGGATCGGCTTGCCACTGGACTCCAGGGCAAATTCAAGGCTTCGGACAAGACCGATTTTGACGATGTATTTTTCGGCTCAAGGGCTGCGGATGCCATTGATGTTTATCTGACAGCAAAGCATTTTCCTGAAAAACTTGGAAAAGTAACAGAGACAAGGCTTGATCGCATACTCGATCCTGTTCTTTCTAACAGCTATCATACATTTGAAGCAGCTTGGACTGTTCTTGCACTCGGAGCATGGACTGGCAGCGAACCTGATGACTCTTTTTCAGTTTCAGCCGTAAATGCTGCTGGAGAAGCAAAGCAACTTGATACTAAGCCTTCTCCTTTTCCTACAGCTTCCTTTGGAACTGAAATCGCTACACTTGATATCAAAGGAAGCAGAAAGCTTTTCTATGCTGTTTCCCAGGACGGTTTTGACAGCGGCATTCCAAAGACAGATATTAAAGAAGGCCTTGAAATTTTAAGAGAATTCAAGCCTGTTCCTGAAAAACTGAACCAGCCAGTGAAGCCGGGCGATGATATAACTGTAGTCCTTAAGATAAGATCCCTTAATGGGAAGTTCATAAATAACGCGGCTGTCACAGACATGTTTGCAGGCTGTTTCTCGCCTGATATCAAGTCTGTCAGGGCAAATTCCGGTCTCAGCTATATTGACGTAAGAGAAGACAGGGCTGTTTTCTACGGATCATTCGGGCCTGAAATCAAGGAGATAAGCTATAAACTCAGGGTGACCGCTGCAGGAGAATTCACGGTTCCTCCGGCATTTGGGGAATCTCTTTATGACAGCCGCGTAAGGGCGAGGAGCTTGCCAGGTGTTATGAAGGTTGTGGGTAAATAG
- the pbpC gene encoding penicillin-binding protein 1C, protein MRRSFITIIIALLFLVSAWLIIPDPGLYPLKTDSTAIFDNKDNLIRLTLNSEQSYRIFIPLSEISTDLVNATLLYEDRYYYYHPGFNPFSIIRAITGLATDSRPVGASTISMQTARMRFNLKTRTFAGKLEQILRAIQLERHYSKDQILEAYFNLAPYGRNIEGVGAASLIYFGKKPDSLTFPEALTLSVIPQNPTGRCPLSSEGYKKMDSARNDLFTRLSALKPEYAKNKGFMDLKLACGSPETLPFRAPHFADYVLSNRNHNSEKEPHNMTGNVIRTTLDSEIQAGFENIITKHVKKKYFEGMRNAAAFLVDSETMSIIAMAGSADFFDSSIYGQVNAVTAKRSPGSALKPFVYALAIDQGLIHPMTLLKDAPLRYGAYAPENFDKRFQGPLSATDALNQSRNVPALSLAAKLTQPDIYDFLKLAGVSGMKEKDFYGLSPVLGGCEVSMLEMAELYAMLANGGVLKAVDFRSDHHLNNNKSGSGQRLLSPEASFLVLDMLLGNPSPYAEYSSDYEISSESEQSGIAWKTGTSWGFRDAWAAGVAGKFVLVVWAGNFTGEGNPVFVGRTAAGPILFDMLALLEKKYGDFNRAGKHPGPPLSGLNLKKIDVCAVSGGLPNRYTPKTVKTWFIPGKSPITVSTIHRAVPVDVKTHLRACQHNPPLTKLEIFEFWPSDISRVFHEAGIFRPEPPRYMKDCGLDQRDETGQSPQIISPDSTVTYVIRNSGNGNDKIPLEATAENGVGTLYWFAGDAFIGQSVPGEMFLWEAPTGEYQIRVVDDNGLAAVKKLSVKRE, encoded by the coding sequence ATGCGGCGCAGTTTCATAACTATTATAATCGCTTTGCTTTTTTTAGTTTCCGCATGGCTGATAATTCCAGATCCCGGCCTTTACCCACTTAAAACAGATTCAACAGCAATATTTGACAATAAAGACAATCTCATCAGACTCACCCTTAATTCCGAACAATCTTACAGAATTTTTATTCCCCTTTCCGAAATATCCACAGATCTTGTAAACGCCACGCTTCTGTATGAAGACCGTTATTATTATTATCACCCCGGATTCAATCCTTTTTCAATTATCAGGGCAATAACAGGACTTGCGACCGATTCAAGGCCTGTAGGCGCTTCAACAATTTCGATGCAGACGGCAAGGATGCGCTTCAATCTGAAAACAAGAACCTTTGCAGGGAAGCTTGAGCAGATTCTAAGAGCTATCCAGCTTGAGCGCCATTATTCAAAGGATCAGATTCTGGAGGCATATTTCAATCTTGCTCCTTATGGCAGAAATATTGAAGGAGTCGGGGCCGCAAGCCTTATTTATTTTGGCAAGAAGCCGGACTCGCTTACATTTCCCGAAGCTCTGACCCTTTCTGTAATTCCGCAAAATCCGACAGGCCGATGTCCATTGTCTTCCGAAGGCTATAAAAAAATGGATTCTGCCAGAAATGATCTTTTCACAAGGCTTTCAGCTTTAAAGCCTGAATATGCGAAAAATAAAGGTTTCATGGATTTGAAACTTGCCTGCGGTTCGCCTGAAACCCTTCCTTTCAGGGCACCTCATTTTGCGGATTATGTTCTTTCAAACAGGAATCATAATTCTGAAAAAGAGCCACATAATATGACTGGTAATGTAATCAGAACAACGCTGGATTCAGAAATTCAGGCCGGGTTTGAAAATATAATCACAAAGCATGTCAAAAAGAAATATTTCGAAGGCATGAGAAACGCGGCGGCATTTCTTGTAGATTCTGAAACCATGTCGATAATTGCAATGGCAGGTTCCGCAGATTTTTTTGACAGCTCCATTTACGGTCAGGTTAACGCGGTCACAGCAAAAAGATCGCCCGGATCTGCGCTCAAGCCATTTGTATATGCCCTTGCCATTGATCAGGGGCTTATTCACCCAATGACTCTTCTGAAAGACGCGCCTTTGAGGTACGGAGCGTATGCTCCTGAAAATTTTGACAAAAGATTTCAAGGGCCGCTCTCTGCAACTGATGCCCTGAACCAGAGCAGAAATGTTCCAGCACTGAGCCTTGCAGCTAAACTTACCCAGCCTGATATTTATGACTTTTTGAAGCTCGCCGGAGTATCAGGAATGAAGGAAAAGGATTTTTACGGCCTTTCTCCTGTTCTTGGAGGATGCGAGGTCTCGATGCTTGAAATGGCCGAGCTTTACGCCATGCTTGCAAATGGCGGTGTTCTAAAGGCCGTTGATTTTCGTTCTGATCATCATCTTAATAATAATAAATCCGGTTCCGGACAGAGATTGCTGTCTCCTGAAGCAAGCTTTCTGGTTCTTGACATGCTTCTTGGAAATCCTTCTCCCTATGCTGAATATTCGAGTGATTATGAGATTTCTTCTGAATCTGAACAGTCCGGTATAGCCTGGAAAACCGGGACGTCATGGGGTTTCAGGGACGCTTGGGCAGCAGGAGTTGCAGGTAAATTTGTTCTTGTCGTGTGGGCCGGTAATTTCACAGGTGAAGGCAATCCTGTATTTGTTGGAAGAACAGCCGCAGGCCCCATTCTTTTTGACATGCTTGCCCTGCTTGAGAAGAAATACGGAGACTTTAATAGGGCAGGCAAACATCCGGGGCCGCCGCTTTCTGGTCTTAATCTGAAAAAGATTGATGTCTGCGCTGTCTCCGGCGGGCTTCCGAACAGGTACACTCCAAAGACTGTCAAAACCTGGTTCATTCCCGGTAAATCACCAATAACTGTTTCAACAATACACAGGGCTGTTCCAGTTGATGTAAAAACACATCTGAGGGCCTGTCAGCATAACCCTCCATTAACTAAGCTTGAGATTTTTGAGTTCTGGCCGTCAGACATAAGCAGGGTTTTCCATGAAGCCGGAATATTCAGGCCTGAGCCTCCTCGTTATATGAAGGACTGCGGACTTGATCAAAGGGATGAAACCGGCCAGTCTCCCCAGATTATTTCGCCTGACAGCACTGTCACCTATGTAATCAGAAATTCAGGAAATGGAAATGACAAGATTCCTCTTGAAGCAACAGCTGAAAACGGAGTCGGAACTTTATACTGGTTTGCAGGCGATGCTTTCATTGGTCAGTCTGTCCCTGGTGAAATGTTCCTGTGGGAAGCACCGACCGGTGAATACCAGATCCGGGTCGTTGATGACAATGGTTTGGCTGCTGTCAAAAAACTAAGCGTGAAGAGAGAGTGA